In the Apteryx mantelli isolate bAptMan1 chromosome 1, bAptMan1.hap1, whole genome shotgun sequence genome, one interval contains:
- the LOC136991088 gene encoding olfactory receptor 51G2-like — MFVFNDTQMKPTVFLLTGIPGQEAMNLWISLLFFSMYVISMLGNSVILFIIKTDLSLHEPMYIFLSMLALTDLCLSISTMPTILGIFWFDSREISIDACFVQLFFIHSLSFIESSVLLSMAFDRYIAICNPLRYASILTTPRIVRMGLAFMVRGVALIFPLPFLLKRFQYCRHNVLSHSYCLHQEVMKLACSDITVNSIYGFFVIISTVGVDSLLILLSYIMILRAVLSIASQEERFKALNTCVSHVCAVLLFYTPMIGLSVIHRFGGSSSPLVQILMGYVYLLLPPLMNPIVYSVKTKQIRARIARVFFR; from the coding sequence ATGTTTGTGTTCAATGACACGCAGATGAAGCCCACAGTATTCCTGCTCACAGGTATCCCTGGCCAGGAGGCCATGAACCTCTGGATCTCCCTCCTGTTCTTCTCCATGTATGTTATTTCCATGCTGGGCAACTCTGTCATCCTGTTTATTATAAAAACAGACCTGAGTCTCCATGAGCCCATGTACATCTTTCTTTCCATGCTGGCTCTCACAGACCTCTGTTTATCCATCTCCACCATGCCTACTATCCTGGGTATATTCTGGTTTGACTCCAGAGAGATCAGCATCGATGCCTGCTTCGTCCAGCTGTTTTTCATCCACTCGCTTTCTTTCATTGAATCCTCTGTGCTTTTGTCAATGGCCTTTGACCGCTACATCGCCATCTGTAACCCACTGCGGTATGCATCTATCTTAACTACCCCTAGAATAGTAAGAATGGGACTAGCATTCATGGTGCGAGGTGTGGCTCTAATATTTCCACTCCCCTTCCTCCTGAAAAGGTTTCAGTATTGCCGGCACAATGTCCTCTCCCATTCCTACTGCCTGCACCAGGAGGTCATGAAGCTGGCCTGTTCTGATATCACAGTCAACAGCATCTACGGCTTCTTTGTCATCATCTCTACCGTTGGTGTGGACTCGCTTCTCATCCTGTTATCGTACATAATGATCCTCAGAGCTGTGCTGAGCATTGCCTCCCAGGAGGAGCGTTTCAAGGCCCTCAACACCTGTGTGTCCCATGTCTGTGCCGTTTTGCTGTTCTACACGCCCATGATTGGCTTGTCCGTAATACACCGATTTGGGGGCAGCTCTTCTCCCCTGGTGCAGATTCTCATGGGTTACGTCTACCTGTTGCTCCCACCCCTGATGAACCCCATCGTCTACAGTGTGAAAACCAAGCAGATACGAGCCCGCATTGCCAGGGTATTCTTCAGGTGA